Within the Bacillus sp. FSL K6-3431 genome, the region CGGGTTCAATGGGCAAACCGCTACCGAATATTGAAACGGCTGTTTTGGACGATGATGGAAGTATTCTGCCATTGGGGGAAGTTGGGCACTTAGCAATAAAAGGTCCATGGCCTGCGATTATGAAAGGGGTTTGGAAGGACGAAGCTAAATATGCCTCTTATTTTCCGTTTGGTCCAGATTGGTATCTTGCTGGTGATTTAGCGTCCAAGGATGATGACGGTTATATCTTTTTCCAAGGAAGAAGCGATGATATGATTAATTCTTCTGGTGAACGTATTGGTCCTTTTGAAGTAGAGAGCAAGTTAATTGAGCACCCGGCAGTGGCAGAAGCAGGTGTTATTGGCAAACCTGATCCTATTCGTGGTGAAATTGTAAAAGCGTTTATCGTTTTAAACAAGGATTATACATCCACACCAACCCTGCTTGAAAACATACGTCTTTTTGTCAGAGGTAGGCTTGCGGCCCACTCTGCACCACGTGAAATAGAAGTGGTGGAAGAATTACCGAAAACAAAAATTAGCGGAAAAATTTTACGCAGGCAGTTAAAAGCACAGGAAATTGAAAAGTCAAAAAAGGTGCTAGTATAACATATGACTAATATAAAATACCTATATCTTTTATCCTGTTTATATACTTTATCTATGTTAAATTATGTTATTATAGAGGTATAAAGTATTGTGGGAGGAAGACATATGTTTAAAGCAAAAAAAGAAAAACAACAGCGAATTATGCAATTGCAATTAGAAATAGACGAATTACAAGCTGATTTACAACAAAAGGAAGAGAATAATCAGGAATGGCTTTTAAAAGTTAAGAGCGAACTGAATGCAGCAGTGCATCAGCATGAAAAAGTAAACTCGCAACATAGTGGACTTGGAGAAGCTGTTAATCTTATAGAGAAAAAGTTCGAAAACGTTGCTCATATAAGTGAAAAAACTTCAGATAAGTCAAAGGAACTATATGAAAAAGGAGTTTCTTTAAACCAACTATCAAATAAAATGGTAGACGATTCACAACAAGGATCAGAAGAAGTAAAGAACACAGCTGATGTCATTCAAGAGCTAGGAGAACAAATCATTGCATCCGAGCAAAATATGACGAATTTAAGCGAACGTTCTGTTGAAATTCAATCGATCGTCGGAGTAATTGAGGATATTGCTGCGCAAACGAATTTATTGGCGTTAAATGCATCCATCGAAGCTGCAAGAGCTGGTGATTCTGGCAAAGGATTTGCTGTTGTCGCCCAAGAAGTGCGAAAACTTGCTGAAAGCACTGCGGACAGTACGGCGAATATACAATCATTGACATCATCATTGCAAACAGAAATAGAAAGTGCACTAACAGCAACGCAAAAAAGTGCTCAGTTAGTTGATAAAGGAATTCAAGTCAGTTTTCAAACCGCAGATAAAATTGACGCTATTTTAAAAACGATTGAAGAAAGTCAAATTGATATTGGCGCGGTGCAAGAAATGATAGAGGAACAAAAACAATTGTCAGAAGAAGTGAGGTTAGAGCTTCAGGAAGCAAGAAGTCTCTTCACACATGCCCATGATAAAATTATTGAGCATATCGAAGACGCGAAAGAAGTAGATGAGCGGTTGGAGAACGGTATTTTACAGCTGCAAGTATAAAGAATTAAATAAACCACTCGCTCATTGCGGGTGGTTTATTTAATTCTATACGCAGTGGCTTCACATACTGCAGGTGAATGTTTTTAACAATAGTGCAAATCCAATGTATATGGTTATTTTATTATATATATTTATCGAAGATTATGGGCAGAAAATCTGCACTTATATAAGCTTTACGTTATGTATTGAGTTCTATCGTGTCTAAGTTTTTTCTAGTTTCTTTTCGGTACATGGAGGGAGTTTGACTAGTTATGCGTTTAAATGATTGAGCGAAAAAAGATTGTGAGGAAAAACCAGTCATTTCAGCTATGTCTGCAATTTTGTAATCGGTCGTTTCTAGGAGAAGTTGTAAATCTTTAATTCGTACTTGGTTCAAGTATTCTATAGGAGAGATCCCATATCTTTTTTTAAGGAATGAGCTAAGTAATATTTATTGATATGTCGGATTCCAGCCAATTTATCAAGTGTAATTTCATTACGGTAATTTTGCTTGATAAATTGTTTGATAAATGCCACATCTTTATTAATTCTTTTGGAGTCAGTTTTTTCAACTTTTAAGTTTTTTTCGCGCTGAAGTTTGACAATAAGAATTTCAATAATATTTTGGCGAATAATCTCAAAATTCTCTTTATTATTTTGAACTTCATATAATAACTTGTTGAGGTAGAATAAAAGATTCTCGCGGTTTCCTTGATATGTATATAGCCACATTTGTGAAATCTCTTCTTTCGGAAGTGAGAAAGACAGTCCTTCAATTCCTAATGCAATATATTCTAATGAATCCTTAAAAGGAGTAGTGAAAACCTTCATATTTTGTCATTTAATTCAAATTCGGTTTTTCATGTACATAAATGTCTTTCGTATCAATAGCCATAAAACAAATCCAATACAACCGCCAAGTGTATTCAAGATCAAATCATCGACATTGAATGTTCTTATCGAGATGATTCCAAAGTAACTTAAGATCAATTGAGATATTTCGATTGTAAGACTTGTAAGGAAAATAATAAGCGCTGCTTTTTTTACTGTTTTAATATTAAATAATAAGGATAAGTAAATTCCTAATGGCAAAAGCATAATTAAATTATAAAAAGTTAATTTGACTGAGTTCCAGAAAAACCAATCTAAGCCATTTTGACGATATATTGAAACAAAGTCCGCGACAAAATAAAATGGAGTGAACTGGATTTGGATCCCAGCCATATCGGTAAAAGGCGGTAAGTGAATATGGCCGAGCGTAAGTCTTGCCACATTTAATATATAAATAATAAAGCTGTAAAAGAAGGCCCTTTTTAAAATATGCCTAGTTTTATGTTTTACAAAATCAACTATAACTAGTAGCACAATCCCCGTGATAAAAATGATTCCTATAATCGCAATTGTATCCATAGAAAACTCCTTGCATTATTTTTCGATGGCAGGGGCAACTAAATCCTTCCGCCGGTATACACTGAGAACAAGTCCGATCAAAACAGAATTAATTAAAATATGCACTGTTCCATAGCTAATGAAGGGCAACCAAAATCCAGCAAGAGGTAACCAGCCGAGCACCATCGCAATATTGTAAACAAAGGGAACAGTGTAAAGAGTAGCCGCACCGATAATGACCAGTTGGCCAAATGTATCCGGGATTTTACGGGACATCCAGCACAATCTGACAGTGACGGCAATAAGAAAGAGAACAAGACTGATAGAAAATATCCAACCAAAAGAGTAGGTTAAAGTCACAAACACATAATCCGTGTGTGATCCTGGGAGAGAGAAGTTTTCTAGTTTTTTTATTTGGCCAAACCAGCTTGCTTCAGATAAGTACTTTTTTATTTGTACATACATAAATCCAGAGTCATCGGCATATTTTCCGGGATTTAAAAAACCTAATAATCGATGTTTCATATAGAAAGGATTATATTTCCAAATAAGAAGAGAAGAAGCTCCGATGATCAATGCGATGAATGTTCCAAGTACTCGTTTCCTCTGTTTACGAATGGTCCATACGTACATAGTGAAAACCATCGAAACATATATTAAGATATTGGATAAATTGCTTACAGGAATATAAAGTAGTAATGTAAGGGAAAATAATCCAATCATTAACAAATTACTATTACCATATCGATAAAATACTCCTGTCCATCCAATAAAAAGAAAAGGAAGAACGGCTATGGAATTTGAATTAAAAAGTCCGAATCGGATATATGGATACCCATTTATAAAGGTGCCAAAATAGAAAAGTACAATCAAATTAACACCAATTAGACCAATAACTAGCGACAACTTTTCTTTTAATTTTCGATAATCAAATAACATGATGCAAAAGGCACAAACAATGCCTAAGAAAACACTCATGGTTTGTTGATAAATAGATGGCTGATACTCAAAATTAGTGATTAAAAGTGGCAGTAACCCAACCATTTGTAAAAAAATAAAGAGACTAAATAAGCTCCAGTCCACTTTTGGTCGATGCAAACGGCCCATATTCAAACCAAGTGTTACGGGATCTCCCATTTGCTGAACGGCTTGGGCTACTGCTTCTGCTCTACACATCCCCGATTGTGTTAATTGTTGCACCGTTTCTTCAATATGTTTGTCAAGCTCAAGAGATACGAATTCCTTAGCTTCCCTAGATTTAATCTGACTTTTTACGAGCTGTAGAAATGACTGTTTCTTATTCATAAGTTAGATCCCCTTGCAAAAAGTCCTTTAGTGGTTTCGATAAAATCTCATGTTTAGCTTCCATTTTACGTAAATGCCTTTTTCCTTTTTGATTGAGAAAATACTGTTTTACATTATCCTGTTTCCATTCGGACAAAATGAATTCTTTTTGCTCAAGATCGTGCAATAGTATGTACAATGATCCTTCATTATCTTCAAACTTTTTCAAGCCGCGAGCAATGAGTTGTTGGAGTAATTGAAAACCGCTTTTCTTCTCGGATAGCAGCTGTAATATGGAAAGCAACACATCATCCTCATTTTCTGCTTCTCGTTCAATCGCTTTATAAATATTGTTGCGATGACGTTCAGTAAATTCTAGCTGTGTGGACACCCGGCTTTTTTTGAGGTTTTTTAATCTATCTTCCATGAATAATCACCCCTCCAAACTTTCTTTTAAAAGTGTTTTCGATCGGCGCATGCGAGTTTTAATCGTGTTTTGTTTTACTCCTGTGAGTATTTCAATTTCTTTGATCGACATCTCTTCGAAATAATGTAGATAGATAGGTTCGCGTAATTTCAGTGGCAACTGCAAAATTGCTTTTATTAATTCGCTATCGTCATTTAATTGAATTACCATTTGTTCTACATGATCGTGTTGAGAAGCGGGTTCTACCTCATTTTCGTATGTAAGAAGAATCTTTCGGTGGTGCCAGCTCCGCAAATAATCTTTGCAATGGTTAATAGCAATCCTCCATAACCAAGTTTTGAAGTTAGAATGATGTTGAAATGTATGTAAATTTTTATAGCATTTAATAAAAATCTCCTGCGTTAAATCTTCAGCAATTGCATTATTTTTCACATAGGAATAAGCGAGCTGCAAAATCGCTTGCCCATAATCTGTCATGATTTGATCGAAAGTTATCTCATCTTCTGTCACTTGAAGCGCTTCAGCAACAATTTCTTTCACAAATTCATACCTCCTTACCATGCATATCTATTAGACGATGCAATGTGAGTGTTGGTTTTCATTATATAACAAAATTTACAGTCTCTGATAAAACACTTTCTGCTAGAATGAAAGAAAAGGTATCTTTCATAGGGGGGACAAATTGGGGAAATCAAAGCGGATTGTAAGCGTATGTATTATTTTATTCATTGTTAGTTATGCTATCTTTTTTCTCTTTTCGATACAGAAAAAAGATCAAGATGAGCTCCTAATGAATGATGTGGGACGATTGGTTCCTATTAAAGTGCGAGAAGTCGTGCAAGGACAAGAAACAGAGCAAATTCAGCAAATTTTAAAAGAAGCTAAAAAGAAGGAAATGAAAATTTCAATAGCTGGGAAACAACATAGTCAAGGCGGGCATACGTATTTTAAAGATGCAATTGTGTTAGACATGACAACGTATAATCGTATCATTAAGGTACTACCAGAAGAGAAGTTGATCACTGTTCAAAGCGGTGCTACATGGGAGGATGTCCAAGAAGCAATCAATCCTTACAATCTATCAATTAAAACGATGCAGGCTCCAAATATTTTTACGATTGGTGGATCAATGAGTGTGAATGTCCACGGAAGAGATATTCGCTTTGGCCCACTTATTGATAGTATTCGTTCTTTTCGGTTGATGAATGCGGATGGAAAGATTTTGAATGTAAGCAGAACGGAGAATGAGGAACTGTTTAGGCTTGTGAATGGTGGGTATGGATTATTTGGGGTTATTCTTGATGTTGATATTGAGCTGACGGATGATGTCGTTTATAAGGCAAATAATGAATGGATTGACTATAAAGAATATCCCACATACTTTAAAAATGAAATATTAGCGAACCAGAATATAGAGATGCATAATTCGCGAATATCCGTCGCACCAAATCATTTTTTAACAGAAATGTATGTAACAAATTATTATCGTGAGGATAAAGACTTGAACGAATTTAATGATTTGCTTAATGAAACATATGTACGCAGAAATAAATTTGCATTCGGACTATCACGACATTTTGATTGGGGGAAAAACTTCGTCTGGTATGTGCAAAAGCAAGCCTTTAAAGATGGAAAAGAAGAGTGGATATCGAGGAACAATGTAATGCGTCCGGAAGTTCAGTTTTTAGACTATGAAGGAAAAAGTGATACGGATATTCTTCAAGAATATTTCGTACCAACAGATGAATTTCCGATTTTTATTGATAGATTAAGAGAAATGTTAGAAGATAGTGAAATGAATGTATTAAATATCACTGTGCGATATGTGCCTAAAAACGAAGAAACAATCCTTTCTTATGCGAAGGAAGATATGTTTGCCTTAGTATTCTTAATCAATCAAGGAATTGGGGAAAAAGAGATCGATAAAAATGGTGAGGTTGTGAAAAAAATCATTGATCTTACGCTTGAATTGGATGGAAGCTATTACTTACCTTATTATCACTATCCAACGAAAGAACAAATGAGAAAAGCATATCCATTAACAGATGAATTTTTCGAAAAGAAAAAGCAGTATGATCCCAAGGAACGATTCGTGAGCGAATTTTATGAGGAGTATAGCCAATGAGATGGGTAGTTATTTCACAAAGCATTGCTATTCTTGGAAGCAGTCTTGTCTTTCCATTTTATTTAATATTTATAAAAGAAGTTGGTGGGGGATTCCTTCAGTACGGAATTTCTTATGGACTATTTATGATGAGCTCAGCACTCGTCCATCTTTTCATTGGTAAGCTTTCTGATAGAGTGGGTCGAAAATTATTTTTACTAATCAATAGTTGGGGTATGGCGGTACTATTATTATTTTTCCCCATTGTCTCGATGGTTTGGCAAGTATATGTTTTACAAATTTCCCTTGGAATTGTTGGAGCGATGCAGAAAACGAGTGAAAAAGCATTGCTTGCTGATTTTACAGATGGTGCGAATCGTGGCTTTGTTATTGGACGTTATCACTTTTGGACATCGATTTTTTCAGGTGGAGCAGTTATGCTAGGCGGATTTATTATTGATTTATTTACGCTAGATATTATTTTTTATATTAGTTCCTTCATTTTATTCGTGAGTGGTTTCTTTATTTTGAAAATAGTAGAAAAGGAGACATGAGACATGAAGAATCCTAGGCTTAGAAAACTACATGATAAGTGGCTGATTGAGGCAAGAATTGAAGACATGCAAGAAAAGCTTGGTTCAGGAGAAGTATCATCTGTAGATCTCGTCCAAATGTATTTGTACAGAATTGCTAAATATGATAAAAGTCTCCGTACAGTTATTGAATTAAATCCGGATGCTTTGCAGATTGCTATGGCACTCGACGCGGAGAGAAAGCTTCATGGGTCAAGAGGCGCACTACATGGCATTCCAATTTTATTAAAGGACAATATTGACACAGGTGATAAAATGCATACGACCGCTGGTTCCTTAGCTATGAAGGATCATTATGCAGCTGAAGATTCCTTTGTAGCCGGACAATTACGAAAATCGGGAGCTATTTTACTCGGAAAAACAAATATGACGGAATGGGCGAATTTCATGACAGTCGGAATGCCAAGTGGGTATAGTTCAAGAGGTGGGCAAACATTGAACCCTTATGGACCGGGAAAGATAGATGTCGGTGGATCAAGCTCTGGTTCAGGTGCCGCGATCGCAGCCAATTTTGCTGCAGCCGCCGTAGGCACGGAAACATCGGGATCTATCTTAAATCCTTCTTTGAAAAATGCATTAGTTGGTATCAAGCCGACAGTGGGACTCGTGAGCAGAAAAGGTGTCATTCCGATTGCGCACAGTCAAGATACACCAGGACCAATGGCTAGAACAGTGAAAGATGCCGCATATTTATTAGCTTTGATGGCAGGTGTCGATGAAAAGGATCCGGTTACAGGAACAAATACAAAGCTGGTCAACTTTGCTGAACATCTTAAGGAAACGAGCTTAAAAGACATGCGTATCGGTATAGCACGGGGGCCTTTTACAGAGCGGATCAGCAAGCATAAGCTAGCACTCTTTGATGGTGCCATTCATGGGCTTCGGGATCTGGGGGCGGAGTTGATAAATGATATTGAGATTGCATCTGCGAAAGAAGGATGGGAAGCTGAAACCCTGATACATGAGTTCAAATCGGATTTGAATGCCTATCTACAGGCGACCACACATTCAAATAAAATTCGTTCACTTGCGGATGTGATTTTGTATAATAATGATCATCCAGATGAAATGCTAAAATACGGGCAAAAACTACTCGAAGCTTCCGAGAAAACGAGCGGAACATTACTTGAGATGGAATATATTCATACATTGGAAAAAGAATTGTATTTATCGCGAGAGCAAGGCATCGACTATGCTTTGCAAAAATATAAGCTAGATGCGATTTTATTCGCAGGTGACCGTGGTTCAGATATTGCTGCGAAAGCAGGGTATCCATCTGTCATCGTGCCTGCCGGATTTATTCCAAATGGAGAGCCATTCGGAATCATGTTTACAGGCACATCGTTTAGCGAACAGATATTGTTGAAAATCGCCTATGCATTTGAACAAGCAACGAAGCACAGGCAAGCCCCAAAGTTAGAGTGATAAAGAATGGCTGCTACTACTGAGTAAGCAGCCTTAACAATGTTGGTGTAACTTTGGCAATAGAACTTCGCAAAGGTAAATAGAATGTCTATATAAGTAAATAGAACCCCACAACGGTAAATAGAGTACTGGTATCGGCTAATAGGCCGACAATACCGACTATGCCATCCTCATCGTCTCGCCAATTTTTAAGTCTTTCAATCGTTCATCGTCCAAATCTTGTTTTTTCCATTCAGCAAACAATCGATCGAGTGCTTCTTTAGGTGTATCATCTGCTAAACGATATGCGCCATAATGCATGGGGATCAGTATTCGAGCTTGGGTATCAAGAAAAGCCTTTACAGCTTCTTCTGGACTTACATGCTGTGCGCCCATGAACCATTCCGGTTCGTATGCTCCAATCGGCATTAAACAATAATCAATCTGATATTTTTCCCCGATTTCTCGGAATCCTTTAAAATATCCACTGTCTCCTGCAAAGTAAATCGTTTGTTTGTCGGAATCTTTGATGATCCAACCTCCCCAATGGGAGCGGTTCGTATCGGTTAACGTTCGCTTTGTCCAATGTTGAGCTGGCGTAAAAGAGAAGTACAATCCAGACACTTCATGTTCCTCCCACCAAGTAAATTCCATTGTATTGCCAAATCCTTTTCGCTTAAACCAGCTACCTAGTCCAATTGGTATCAAAAACATTGGTTCACCTTTCAAACTTTTAATAGAAGAATAATGAAGATGATCATAATGACTATGTGATATTAAAACAAAATCAATTGGTGGTAACTCACGCAAGGCAAGTCCAGGCGAAGAGAGTCTTTTATCCATCCCAAGTCGATTTGCCCAAACAGGATCTGTTAAGATGTTTTTTCCGTTAAGTTGAATGAGAAAAGTGGAATGACCAATCCAAGTGATCGTTGGAATAGTACGGTTGGATTGCAAAAATACTACTTCTGTTTTTTCCACTGTCGGTACTTGGAATGACAAATCTTTCATTTTAGCCTTTCTTTCTTTTCTCCACTTTAGTAAATCTTTAAATGTACTAAGGCTTGCATTTACGTCCATATTTTCATAACGTTTCTTTTTCATGTACTAACCCCACAATGATCTTTTCTTCAGTTTAAGTTAAATGAAAAAAAATTGCTAAGTGGGTGTCTTTGTATAAATAAAGTGTATATCACTTTATTTAAGAAGGAGGTTAGTCCATTGATAAAAATAATGATTGAAGGTGGGGAAATAACACGCAAGGACACTAATTTTTTTTTGTAAAACAAGCACATGTACCAAGTGATCTGCCTGTACGTTTAATGAACACGTTGCATTTTATATTATAAGGAGATGTATATCTTATGAATATTAAACAACAACTAGTTTTTAACCGTTCAAACACATATGGGTTAGGTAATCCATGTAACTTTATTACGATCCACGAGACAGCCAACTATGATAAAGGGGCTGGTGCTCAAACACACGCTAATTTACAATCAAATGGCTATTCTGCATCATGGCATTATCAAGTTGATGACAAAGAGGTTATACAATCATTTTCAGATGATGTACAATGTTGGCACGCCGGGGATAGTCGTGGAAAAGGTAATTTAGAATCTATAGGGATAGAAATTTGCGTTAACATTGATAGTGATTTTAAAAAGGCAGTAGAAAATGCAGCAAAACTTGTTAAGATCTTGATGAACAGGCATAAGATAGCACTTATTAATGTAGTTCAGCATAATAGGTGGAGTGGTAAGGATTGCCCACATAATTTACGGAATGGATCAAAGGGAATTAGCTGGGGGGACTTTGTAAATATAGTAAATGAGTTAGTCAAAGACGAGCCAATTGAAAATAAGCCAACTAAGACTGAATCTGGTCCAGTTCAAAGTAAACCAGTGCAATCAACTACAATCAATAAACAGACAAGTATTGTAGATTGGATGAAACTAAATGGGATGGATCCGAGCTATGTGAATCGTACTAAGTTGGCTGGCCAGTACGGAATTAAAGATTATAAAGGCACAGCTGCTCAAAATATAACATTGTTAAATAAACTAAAAGGCGACCGACCTGTCATGAACTCCAAACCTAAATCAACTGTCAACACGAATAGTATAATAGATTGGATGAAAGCTAATAAATTGGATTCGAGTTATAGCAATAGAGCAAAGCTTGCTGAGAAATATGGTGTTAAGAATTATACTGGGACAGCTGGTCAGAATATAGCGCTGTTAAATAAACTAAAAGGCGACCAACCTGTCATGAACCCCAATCCTACATCGACTGTCAACACGAATAGTATAATAGATTGGATGAAAGCTAATAAGTTGGATTCGAGTTATAGCCATAGAGCAAAGCTTGCTGAGAAATATGGTATTAAGAATTATACTGGGACAGCTGGTCAGAATATAACGCTGTTAAATAAACTAAAAGGTAAATAATAGCCCGGCATTGTCCGGGCTTGATTTAATCTTATGAAAATAGGCCGGAAAACAGAAGGATAATTAGTGAAGCCATCGTTCTAATCAAAGCATGTTACGGATCAAGCTATAAGTCATTGCTACTAAAAACGTTTCATGATGTTTATATCGATTACATCGAAAAAGATTCTTTTCACCATTGACCGATCATAATAAATAACTGAAATAATTAGTTAGATAATATCCAGTAAGTGAAAATTCCCGTCTTTATAGAAGAAGGAAAAGGTTTAAGGTGAAATTTAGTTAATTATCTATATTGTCCCGAAAATTTTTATTCCAGTTCTTATCCCCTGAATGTTCGAAGTCTTGGGTGGTACGCTCCAACACATCAAGTATCCATCGTTTGGTTTCATATATGGTATCGTAGAATGCTTTTTCTTCCACCCCGGTTGTCTTTACTCCAGCTAGAGCATTCGACGCAGTTAAACGTCGATGTTCTTCTATCTTTTTATTGTACTCATCAAAGATATGCTGTACAAACATCGTAATGTCTCTGTGTTCCTTCGTTACCCTTTGTTGAATATCAATTAATCTTTTATCCATTTTTAATTACCCCTTTCTTTTCTTTTTAATCATTCAATTAACCTTGCCAGTTCTAATTCATCCACAATCATAGGTCACTAATTCAGTTTATTTTCTTCTTAATAAAACAATACCTTTTGTAGCACTTTATTTTCATTGGCTCCATATATTACATAATTGTCAATATATGATTTATAGACGTCAAGTAAAAGCATTTACCAATGTGTTTTAATCATACTATTTTACTTCACAGTAAATTTATAAACAAGGGAGAGATGTAATAAATCCGGAAATTTACTGATTACCTTTTATATAAATAAAAACTCTTCTATAAAATGATTGTTAAAGCTGGTAGAATTTTTATTACTGTAAAGGATTGTAGTATGATGGAAGAAGAATCTTGTAGTATGTGAAATGAGGAGAAAAAATGACAAACGAAATAAACTTCTTATCCAATATAAAACCAGCGTTGCAGAAAATATGGGCAAAGTCTCATTTTACTGTACCCACTCCAATTCAAAATAGAGCTATCCCCTATATTTTAGAAGGAAAAGATCTTATCGCGCAATCACCGACAGGAACAGGCAAGACGATTGCGTACCTTCTTCCGATTGTCGAACATATTCAAGTGGATAATAATAGCCTTCAAGCAGTCATTTTAGCGCCATCTCGTGAACTTGTTATGCAAATTTATCAAGAATTACAAAAGTGGACAGAAGATACGGAAATCACCGGGGTATCATTAGTAGGTGGGGCAAATATTAAGCGCCAATTAGACAAATTGAAGAAAAAGCCACAAATTGCTGTGGGGACACCAGGACGAATATTAGAGCTAATCAAATTAAAAAAATTAAAGATGCATGATGTGAAAACAATCGTTCTTGACGAAGGGGATCAGCTTCTTATAAACGAACATTTACAAACAGTACGAACAATTGTAAAATCAGCACAAAATGATCGTCAACTGTTATTATTTTCTGCTACTTCCCTGAAAGAGATTGACTTGATTACGGCAATGATTGACAGAAAACCCGAAATTATTAAAGTGGAGAGAACGGAAACTGCGTCAAAGGGAGTAAATCACTATTATTTAATATCTGAACCACGTGAAAAAGCTGAATTACTTCGAAGGATTGCTGCTATGGAAGGGATGAAGGGGCTCGTTTTTGTACGTGATGTTGCAAGTATGACCGTACTAGCGGAAAAGTTGAAGTATGAGAAAGTATCACTAGACATTCTTCATAGTGAGCTTGGAAAAAATGATCGTGAAAAAGCGCTTCGGGCATTACGCGATGGCGATGTGAAAATATTATTAGCAACAGATGTTGCTGCGAGAGGGCTAGATATCGAAGGATTGACCCATGTCATTCACTCTGATTTTCCAGCCGATGTTGAACAATACATACACCGTTCAGGTAGGACAGGCAGAATGGGGGCAGCAGG harbors:
- a CDS encoding PadR family transcriptional regulator, with protein sequence MEDRLKNLKKSRVSTQLEFTERHRNNIYKAIEREAENEDDVLLSILQLLSEKKSGFQLLQQLIARGLKKFEDNEGSLYILLHDLEQKEFILSEWKQDNVKQYFLNQKGKRHLRKMEAKHEILSKPLKDFLQGDLTYE
- a CDS encoding FAD-binding oxidoreductase codes for the protein MGKSKRIVSVCIILFIVSYAIFFLFSIQKKDQDELLMNDVGRLVPIKVREVVQGQETEQIQQILKEAKKKEMKISIAGKQHSQGGHTYFKDAIVLDMTTYNRIIKVLPEEKLITVQSGATWEDVQEAINPYNLSIKTMQAPNIFTIGGSMSVNVHGRDIRFGPLIDSIRSFRLMNADGKILNVSRTENEELFRLVNGGYGLFGVILDVDIELTDDVVYKANNEWIDYKEYPTYFKNEILANQNIEMHNSRISVAPNHFLTEMYVTNYYREDKDLNEFNDLLNETYVRRNKFAFGLSRHFDWGKNFVWYVQKQAFKDGKEEWISRNNVMRPEVQFLDYEGKSDTDILQEYFVPTDEFPIFIDRLREMLEDSEMNVLNITVRYVPKNEETILSYAKEDMFALVFLINQGIGEKEIDKNGEVVKKIIDLTLELDGSYYLPYYHYPTKEQMRKAYPLTDEFFEKKKQYDPKERFVSEFYEEYSQ
- a CDS encoding helix-turn-helix domain-containing protein: MNQVRIKDLQLLLETTDYKIADIAEMTGFSSQSFFAQSFKRITSQTPSMYRKETRKNLDTIELNT
- a CDS encoding amidase family protein — translated: MKNPRLRKLHDKWLIEARIEDMQEKLGSGEVSSVDLVQMYLYRIAKYDKSLRTVIELNPDALQIAMALDAERKLHGSRGALHGIPILLKDNIDTGDKMHTTAGSLAMKDHYAAEDSFVAGQLRKSGAILLGKTNMTEWANFMTVGMPSGYSSRGGQTLNPYGPGKIDVGGSSSGSGAAIAANFAAAAVGTETSGSILNPSLKNALVGIKPTVGLVSRKGVIPIAHSQDTPGPMARTVKDAAYLLALMAGVDEKDPVTGTNTKLVNFAEHLKETSLKDMRIGIARGPFTERISKHKLALFDGAIHGLRDLGAELINDIEIASAKEGWEAETLIHEFKSDLNAYLQATTHSNKIRSLADVILYNNDHPDEMLKYGQKLLEASEKTSGTLLEMEYIHTLEKELYLSREQGIDYALQKYKLDAILFAGDRGSDIAAKAGYPSVIVPAGFIPNGEPFGIMFTGTSFSEQILLKIAYAFEQATKHRQAPKLE
- a CDS encoding FtsW/RodA/SpoVE family cell cycle protein, which produces MNKKQSFLQLVKSQIKSREAKEFVSLELDKHIEETVQQLTQSGMCRAEAVAQAVQQMGDPVTLGLNMGRLHRPKVDWSLFSLFIFLQMVGLLPLLITNFEYQPSIYQQTMSVFLGIVCAFCIMLFDYRKLKEKLSLVIGLIGVNLIVLFYFGTFINGYPYIRFGLFNSNSIAVLPFLFIGWTGVFYRYGNSNLLMIGLFSLTLLLYIPVSNLSNILIYVSMVFTMYVWTIRKQRKRVLGTFIALIIGASSLLIWKYNPFYMKHRLLGFLNPGKYADDSGFMYVQIKKYLSEASWFGQIKKLENFSLPGSHTDYVFVTLTYSFGWIFSISLVLFLIAVTVRLCWMSRKIPDTFGQLVIIGAATLYTVPFVYNIAMVLGWLPLAGFWLPFISYGTVHILINSVLIGLVLSVYRRKDLVAPAIEK
- a CDS encoding VanZ family protein, translated to MDTIAIIGIIFITGIVLLVIVDFVKHKTRHILKRAFFYSFIIYILNVARLTLGHIHLPPFTDMAGIQIQFTPFYFVADFVSIYRQNGLDWFFWNSVKLTFYNLIMLLPLGIYLSLLFNIKTVKKAALIIFLTSLTIEISQLILSYFGIISIRTFNVDDLILNTLGGCIGFVLWLLIRKTFMYMKNRI
- a CDS encoding sigma-70 family RNA polymerase sigma factor is translated as MKEIVAEALQVTEDEITFDQIMTDYGQAILQLAYSYVKNNAIAEDLTQEIFIKCYKNLHTFQHHSNFKTWLWRIAINHCKDYLRSWHHRKILLTYENEVEPASQHDHVEQMVIQLNDDSELIKAILQLPLKLREPIYLHYFEEMSIKEIEILTGVKQNTIKTRMRRSKTLLKESLEG
- a CDS encoding MFS transporter — its product is MRWVVISQSIAILGSSLVFPFYLIFIKEVGGGFLQYGISYGLFMMSSALVHLFIGKLSDRVGRKLFLLINSWGMAVLLLFFPIVSMVWQVYVLQISLGIVGAMQKTSEKALLADFTDGANRGFVIGRYHFWTSIFSGGAVMLGGFIIDLFTLDIIFYISSFILFVSGFFILKIVEKET